The following coding sequences lie in one Sporocytophaga myxococcoides DSM 11118 genomic window:
- a CDS encoding T9SS type A sorting domain-containing protein, with the protein MKILKKTLTVLSVIASLVLGKANAQPVLMKVIPTGSTNFTTTEGRLFFTSADSLWTSNGTAASTYFIKKTGEPFINVTDLRLGTFIYFTTLQADGKTALWRTNGTGVNTTKIAAYPTIKPLIVYNGALYLGIDDGVRGYELWRLNLSNTLNIVKDINPGGGDGLANNIIISSGTLYFPAFGGPGGFNIWKSTGSTASTVMAVDLPFTAFGLDLTDVNGTIFFSNEYTIGFTNYGELWKSNGTTAGTSIIKSFSDDFVTFQFSQLTEYKNKLYFYFIENTGVDFVSLWSSDGTSLGTVEIKHNIFIDIALSPIFITNNTLVMTASSLFQLPLKKSDGTTPGTVDFYTFSDFFYGSVLESTDKLFFFTDNATVSGVETFDEIYQSDLTTENSKSLRELYGTSFAGSNNIRNAAGNVYFTTRLAFSPDPEERKLRLWFYNPTKPSTNVPYFTLINATTNEDIAWLHNNDYIFKPDTLNINVRWNPSTTPGSVVFNLNSIPYRTENIAPFSLAGDTDGDYNPWPVTTGNYNISATPYSLPSGTGAPGPVSNVFVYVVASPPLRSADAEYDINNISSPEAAQFEAYPNPSSDNFSFSVLNNESGIVKAEIYKADGTLVEKLLEANVAEGETIQFNWNGSQYLEGVYICKYTSGKKQYIKKIVLTK; encoded by the coding sequence ATGAAAATCTTAAAAAAGACACTGACAGTTCTGTCTGTAATTGCCTCATTGGTTTTAGGAAAAGCCAATGCTCAACCTGTTTTGATGAAAGTAATTCCGACAGGAAGCACAAACTTTACAACAACGGAAGGTCGATTATTTTTCACAAGCGCAGACTCACTTTGGACCTCTAATGGTACTGCAGCTTCAACCTATTTTATAAAAAAGACAGGAGAACCATTTATAAATGTTACCGATTTAAGATTAGGTACTTTCATTTACTTTACCACCCTGCAGGCAGATGGTAAAACAGCCTTATGGCGCACCAATGGTACAGGGGTCAATACAACCAAAATTGCAGCCTATCCTACAATCAAACCATTGATCGTATATAATGGCGCTTTATACTTAGGTATAGATGATGGTGTTCGTGGTTACGAACTATGGAGATTAAACCTATCCAATACACTTAACATAGTAAAAGATATAAACCCTGGTGGAGGTGATGGTCTGGCAAATAATATTATCATATCATCAGGTACCTTGTATTTCCCTGCATTTGGAGGGCCGGGAGGATTTAATATATGGAAAAGCACAGGCTCAACGGCTAGTACAGTAATGGCTGTAGACCTTCCATTTACTGCATTTGGTCTTGACCTGACAGATGTAAACGGTACAATCTTCTTTTCAAATGAATATACAATAGGATTTACCAATTATGGAGAACTTTGGAAATCCAATGGTACTACAGCTGGAACAAGCATCATAAAATCTTTCAGCGATGATTTTGTTACCTTTCAGTTCAGTCAACTTACGGAATATAAGAATAAACTGTATTTTTATTTCATCGAAAACACCGGAGTTGACTTTGTATCTTTATGGAGTAGCGATGGTACTAGCCTAGGCACAGTTGAAATAAAACATAATATCTTTATTGATATAGCTCTGAGTCCGATATTTATTACGAACAACACGCTTGTCATGACAGCCAGCAGCTTATTTCAATTACCATTGAAAAAATCCGATGGTACAACACCTGGAACCGTTGATTTTTATACTTTCTCAGATTTCTTTTACGGATCTGTGCTGGAGTCCACTGATAAACTCTTTTTCTTTACAGATAATGCAACAGTAAGCGGAGTTGAAACCTTTGATGAAATATATCAATCTGACCTGACAACAGAAAATTCTAAATCACTCAGAGAGCTATATGGGACATCATTTGCTGGATCAAATAATATCAGGAATGCTGCGGGAAATGTGTATTTCACCACTCGATTAGCATTCTCACCTGATCCTGAGGAAAGAAAGCTAAGACTATGGTTTTACAATCCTACAAAACCATCTACCAACGTTCCATACTTTACTCTTATCAATGCTACCACAAATGAAGATATTGCCTGGCTGCACAACAATGATTATATATTCAAGCCTGACACTTTGAATATAAATGTTCGTTGGAATCCCTCAACGACACCGGGAAGCGTTGTATTTAATCTGAATTCAATACCATACCGAACAGAAAATATAGCTCCATTCTCACTTGCAGGTGACACTGATGGCGATTACAACCCATGGCCTGTAACAACAGGTAACTATAATATCAGCGCAACTCCTTATTCTTTACCAAGCGGAACAGGGGCTCCGGGACCTGTTAGCAATGTATTTGTATATGTAGTTGCTTCACCTCCTTTGAGAAGTGCAGATGCAGAATATGACATCAATAATATCTCAAGTCCTGAGGCTGCTCAATTTGAAGCTTATCCTAACCCATCTTCAGATAATTTTTCTTTCTCTGTATTGAATAATGAAAGTGGAAT
- a CDS encoding histidine phosphatase family protein, with protein MKIHTIFFSLALLVAPGLSKSKGKNDSPNSTIEKIEKKYEALSKTAPVVKANGKPVCQSLRFIQEEDNIIHDYSKLRQIAIIRHGEPDMVKTGQYTCSEANQFLKCYDSVCIIVPEKPFFELGATENVKIFSSPINRALTTAHYLFGTEKEITVSPYFREFENRIKESDSKKKHSIKRWTTTSRIKWMLGFNRTKGIESFSQAKERAQKGASMLDDASKDNAKVVLTAHGLLNRFLKKDLKKMGWKVVEDTGNDYFGTTILVKVDE; from the coding sequence ATGAAAATACACACAATCTTCTTCTCACTCGCATTACTGGTAGCGCCAGGTCTTAGCAAATCAAAAGGAAAAAATGATTCTCCAAATTCTACTATTGAAAAAATAGAAAAGAAATATGAAGCATTAAGCAAGACAGCACCTGTCGTTAAAGCTAATGGAAAACCCGTGTGTCAAAGTCTGAGGTTTATACAAGAAGAAGACAACATCATACATGATTATAGTAAATTACGCCAGATAGCGATCATCCGTCATGGTGAGCCGGACATGGTAAAAACAGGTCAATACACATGTTCTGAGGCTAACCAGTTTTTAAAATGTTATGATAGCGTTTGTATTATAGTTCCAGAAAAACCATTTTTCGAACTTGGAGCTACTGAAAATGTAAAGATATTTTCCAGTCCGATAAACAGGGCACTTACAACTGCTCATTACCTTTTCGGAACAGAGAAAGAAATTACTGTTTCCCCCTATTTCAGAGAATTTGAAAACAGAATTAAAGAATCTGATTCAAAGAAAAAACATTCAATAAAAAGATGGACTACTACATCCCGTATTAAATGGATGCTAGGTTTCAATCGAACAAAAGGTATCGAAAGCTTTTCCCAGGCCAAGGAAAGAGCGCAAAAAGGTGCTTCCATGCTTGATGATGCAAGTAAAGACAATGCTAAAGTTGTTCTGACCGCTCACGGATTGCTTAATAGATTCCTCAAGAAAGATCTGAAAAAGATGGGATGGAAGGTTGTTGAAGATACCGGTAATGATTATTTCGGAACGACTATATTGGTCAAAGTAGACGAATAA
- a CDS encoding glycoside hydrolase family 9 protein, with product MNSLRILPLLFFIFLGINLYAQTGILNDFSGNSTSGWAGTNPSHFVLSAANQELKINCSSAGYDNLEYEFSPISIIANPAVSIKVKAASNFNLRVDLQDASGKWTGLASQSKLVTGNGSYQTLSFDFKNKFPSGFDAAHIVTATFFFNPGTSYSGTVYFDDVTIGDPLPFLPGKILINQIGYEQEGPKVAIYQSNLTTLSTDSFYVVDNSNNIVFKGLGTSVGQVTGWTTGNYWKLNFSDFESTGSFKIKMKAGNLYSYSFKIDQNLLFKETASKVVSFFNKMRHTGSSDKTLPFNGSRSGTVDVHGGWKDATGDPGKHMSHLSYANYFNPQQIPFVVWSLLKSYSLNPDAYATFDEALFSEAAFGADYIVRNVDPAGYLYLSVFDDWGNSPIRQITEWGQAPACDYCRTSNYQAAMREGAGMAIAALARSSRMNITVGEYTPSQYLAKAEVLYNHLKSPGASGYATKNLEYCNDHTENIIDFYCGLLAAVELYKATQNAAYLADASAYATKLMALQKTEGYLSSNVAGTRPFYHAADEGLPVISLIEYAEANPSQKSAVAGFILKWVDWYKSLSTEVNNPFSYVREFGSPYIDGSSLPAVKSFFLPHANETGYWWQGENARLASMTSALLASYRFLGNYDFSGDFDNEFAISQIDWILGKNPFDVCMMTGVGTTTYPTYLGGAKDQNYVGGICNGITAKDKSESNIDWAPFAASDWQNWRWVEQWLPHDAWFMVSVAQLNSIVEDVEPLPLNISASDSEKEGTIICYPVPFQNELSMQLPSGVSPELIKIVNVLGDTQKLIENPSGNTFSISTENWAPGLYFVEAHVQGKVKTIKVVK from the coding sequence ATGAATTCATTACGAATACTACCGCTCTTATTTTTTATTTTTCTGGGAATCAATCTTTATGCTCAGACGGGCATATTAAATGATTTTTCTGGGAATTCCACTTCCGGATGGGCAGGGACCAACCCTTCGCATTTTGTATTAAGTGCAGCAAATCAGGAATTAAAAATAAACTGTTCAAGTGCTGGTTATGACAATCTGGAATATGAATTTTCACCGATTTCTATTATTGCCAATCCAGCAGTTTCTATTAAAGTAAAAGCAGCAAGTAACTTTAATTTAAGAGTCGATTTGCAGGATGCCTCTGGCAAATGGACAGGGCTTGCTTCGCAATCAAAGCTGGTAACGGGAAATGGAAGTTATCAGACACTCTCATTTGATTTTAAGAATAAATTTCCTTCAGGGTTTGATGCTGCTCACATTGTTACAGCTACCTTTTTCTTTAATCCAGGCACCAGTTATTCTGGAACTGTATATTTCGATGATGTAACTATCGGCGATCCGTTACCTTTTTTGCCAGGTAAAATATTGATTAATCAAATCGGCTATGAACAGGAAGGTCCCAAAGTGGCTATTTATCAATCAAATCTTACAACACTCTCAACAGATAGTTTTTATGTCGTGGATAATAGTAATAATATTGTATTCAAAGGGCTTGGTACCTCTGTTGGACAGGTAACGGGATGGACTACAGGGAATTATTGGAAGTTAAACTTCTCCGACTTTGAAAGTACAGGAAGTTTTAAAATTAAAATGAAGGCAGGGAATCTGTATTCTTACTCATTTAAAATTGATCAGAATCTTTTATTTAAAGAGACAGCTTCCAAAGTTGTTTCATTTTTTAATAAAATGAGACATACCGGATCATCAGACAAAACTTTACCATTTAATGGTTCCAGAAGCGGAACTGTTGACGTACATGGTGGCTGGAAAGATGCGACGGGGGATCCCGGCAAACACATGTCACACCTTTCTTATGCCAATTACTTCAATCCTCAGCAAATTCCATTTGTAGTTTGGAGTCTTCTTAAATCTTATTCATTAAACCCCGACGCCTATGCTACTTTTGATGAAGCATTATTTTCCGAAGCTGCATTTGGCGCCGATTATATCGTTAGAAATGTTGATCCTGCAGGTTATTTGTATTTATCCGTATTTGATGACTGGGGAAATTCACCCATAAGACAGATAACAGAGTGGGGGCAGGCTCCTGCCTGCGACTATTGCCGTACATCGAACTATCAGGCAGCTATGCGTGAAGGTGCAGGTATGGCAATTGCTGCATTAGCAAGATCATCAAGAATGAACATTACTGTAGGAGAGTATACACCCTCACAATACCTGGCTAAAGCAGAAGTCCTTTACAATCATTTGAAATCGCCTGGAGCGAGTGGGTATGCGACGAAGAATTTAGAATACTGCAACGACCATACTGAAAATATAATTGATTTTTACTGTGGTCTGCTTGCTGCTGTTGAATTATATAAGGCAACTCAGAATGCTGCCTATCTTGCCGATGCATCAGCTTATGCGACTAAGCTTATGGCATTGCAAAAAACGGAAGGATATCTTTCTTCAAATGTTGCAGGTACCAGACCATTTTATCACGCAGCGGATGAGGGTTTACCTGTTATTTCTTTAATTGAATATGCCGAGGCAAATCCTTCTCAAAAATCTGCTGTAGCAGGCTTTATTTTAAAATGGGTAGATTGGTATAAATCTCTTTCAACCGAGGTGAACAATCCTTTCTCATATGTAAGGGAATTTGGTAGTCCTTATATTGATGGGAGTTCATTACCTGCAGTTAAATCGTTTTTCCTTCCTCATGCTAATGAAACCGGCTATTGGTGGCAAGGAGAAAATGCCCGTCTGGCCTCTATGACAAGTGCATTGCTTGCATCCTATCGATTCCTCGGAAATTACGACTTTTCAGGAGATTTTGACAATGAGTTTGCCATCTCGCAAATTGACTGGATTTTAGGAAAAAATCCATTTGATGTTTGTATGATGACAGGTGTTGGTACCACTACTTATCCTACATATCTTGGTGGAGCAAAGGATCAAAACTATGTAGGAGGAATTTGTAATGGTATTACGGCTAAAGATAAAAGTGAAAGTAATATAGATTGGGCTCCATTTGCAGCTTCTGACTGGCAAAATTGGAGATGGGTTGAACAATGGCTTCCTCATGATGCCTGGTTTATGGTCTCTGTAGCTCAATTAAATTCTATTGTAGAAGATGTTGAACCTCTGCCTTTAAATATTTCTGCATCCGATAGTGAAAAGGAAGGAACTATCATCTGTTACCCTGTGCCATTTCAAAATGAGCTTTCCATGCAATTGCCTTCAGGAGTATCTCCAGAACTAATTAAAATAGTGAATGTATTGGGTGATACACAAAAGCTTATCGAGAATCCTTCTGGAAATACATTTAGTATTTCGACTGAAAATTGGGCCCCGGGTCTATATTTTGTTGAAGCGCATGTTCAAGGCAAAGTAAAGACCATTAAAGTAGTAAAATAA
- a CDS encoding SRPBCC family protein gives MKILGFILLGILGLIALFLIVAIFVPKKYAIEREITINKPRSQVFDYIKHVKNQNHFSEYVLMDPEMKKDYRGSDANVGFVFAWDGEKAGKGEQEIKNIKEGEKVDLELRFVKPMENTANAYFATESESPNATKVKWAMYGESKYPINLMTLIMSGNLETSMDKSLQRLKTILEK, from the coding sequence ATGAAAATTTTAGGATTCATTCTACTAGGAATTTTAGGTCTAATAGCTCTTTTCCTGATTGTTGCGATCTTCGTACCAAAGAAATATGCTATTGAGAGGGAGATTACAATTAACAAGCCTAGATCGCAGGTATTTGACTATATCAAACACGTTAAAAACCAGAATCATTTCAGCGAATATGTTTTGATGGATCCAGAAATGAAAAAAGACTACAGAGGTTCTGACGCTAATGTTGGGTTTGTATTTGCATGGGATGGTGAAAAAGCTGGTAAAGGTGAGCAGGAAATCAAAAATATAAAAGAAGGAGAAAAAGTTGACCTTGAGTTAAGATTTGTTAAACCGATGGAAAATACTGCTAACGCATACTTTGCTACTGAATCTGAAAGTCCCAATGCCACAAAGGTAAAATGGGCAATGTACGGAGAGAGCAAATATCCTATCAACCTCATGACCCTGATAATGTCCGGCAACCTTGAAACATCAATGGATAAAAGCCTTCAACGTCTGAAGACTATTCTGGAAAAATAA
- a CDS encoding DUF1653 domain-containing protein yields the protein MIEPGKYKHYKGNYYKVIGMAKHSETMEDMVYYQCLYGDYGFWVRPLKMFVETVTVDGEVVPRFKFVEKLD from the coding sequence ATGATAGAACCAGGAAAATATAAACATTATAAAGGCAATTATTATAAAGTTATTGGGATGGCCAAACATAGTGAAACTATGGAAGATATGGTTTATTATCAATGTTTATATGGTGATTATGGTTTTTGGGTAAGACCATTAAAAATGTTTGTAGAAACCGTCACGGTTGATGGAGAAGTGGTACCAAGATTTAAGTTTGTTGAAAAACTTGATTGA
- a CDS encoding DUF6515 family protein, which yields MKPIIYSTGLFLMVFGLNMTVQAQHGRGHDNRNHQNHQNQNNHNRGNNQGHQYAHADFNRKHGHANGHGNRNVYVDRRVTNVYHAPHRYGAMPVYRSSVAYAPSTSIIISNRGINFRYSNGIFYQPMNGSYVVSSAPCGVRVRSIPVNSMRVYVSNVPYYYYYGSFYTQSVQTNDYIAVQPPLGARVDFLPEGAMKVFVEGNTYYEVNNTYYKAFADETGAVWYEVVGQG from the coding sequence ATGAAACCAATCATTTATTCAACAGGACTTTTTCTTATGGTATTTGGATTAAACATGACCGTTCAGGCTCAACATGGCAGAGGGCATGATAATCGTAATCACCAAAATCACCAAAATCAAAATAATCATAACAGAGGAAATAATCAGGGACATCAGTATGCTCATGCTGATTTCAATAGAAAGCATGGTCATGCTAACGGTCATGGTAATAGAAATGTCTATGTTGACAGAAGAGTAACCAATGTTTATCACGCACCTCACAGATACGGTGCAATGCCTGTCTACAGAAGCAGCGTGGCATATGCCCCTTCTACATCAATAATTATTTCAAATAGAGGGATCAACTTTCGTTACTCCAATGGGATTTTCTATCAGCCTATGAATGGATCTTATGTGGTATCATCAGCCCCATGTGGTGTAAGAGTGAGAAGTATTCCTGTAAACAGCATGAGGGTATATGTTTCAAATGTTCCATATTATTACTATTATGGATCTTTTTATACTCAGTCTGTTCAGACTAATGATTATATAGCAGTACAACCTCCATTGGGCGCCAGAGTGGACTTCTTGCCTGAAGGTGCAATGAAAGTGTTTGTAGAAGGAAATACTTATTACGAAGTTAATAATACATATTATAAAGCCTTTGCTGATGAAACAGGAGCTGTATGGTATGAAGTAGTGGGACAGGGATGA